One window of Siniperca chuatsi isolate FFG_IHB_CAS linkage group LG15, ASM2008510v1, whole genome shotgun sequence genomic DNA carries:
- the srp14 gene encoding signal recognition particle 14 kDa protein, which translates to MVLLENDSFLTELTRLFQKCRTSGSVVITLKKYDGRTKPAPRKGHAESFEPADNKCLIRASDGKKKISTVVSTKEVIKFQMAYSNLLRAHMDGLKKKDKKNKSKKTKATQ; encoded by the exons ATGGTGCTGCTTGAAAATGATTCG TTCCTCACAGAGCTCACACGGCTGTTCCAGAAGTGCAGAACATCTGGCAGTGTTGTCATCACGCTAAAGAAAT ATGACGGGAGGACCAAGCCAGCACCCCGAAAGGGCCACGCAGAGTCATTTGAACCAGCAGACAACAAATGTCTCATCAGAGCATCTGATGGCAAGAAGAAAATTAGCACAGTG GTCAGCACCAAAGAAGTAATCAAGTTTCAAATG GCATACTCCAACCTCCTTAGAGCTCACATGGATGGACTTAAGAAGaaagataagaaaaacaaaagtaagaAAACCAAAGCCACCCAATGA
- the LOC122861343 gene encoding 5'-3' exonuclease PLD4: MTSMYRSLHDSYVSNKGKSTSCVTLAIVLGCLTVLGILLAIAVLERPPAPINHETLPKEAGGSNFSTDQCGMALVESIPQHVKYKANVTLGIPLEKVWKELIFMATDQVDVASFYWTLTGEDINVNSSSDIPGRDILNELGELPSRNVSVRVVTSVPTVRTNSTDLKVLRQKGVQVRKVNFGRLARGVLHSKFWIVDRKHVFIGSANMDWRALTQVKELGVVVYNCSSLAKDLHKIFQSYWVMGQSNSSLPQPWPAKYDTAINKHHPLLVKTDNVSSRLYLAGSPPSFCPPSRTQDLEAILSIISEAQHFVDVAVMEYFPTTRFEKPRRYWPFIDDAIRMAAFERKVKIRMLISCGQDSDPAMLPFLQSLAAMDSPPQDISIQIKVFIVPVGNQSDIPYSRVNHNKYMVTDKVAYIGTSNWSGDYFLTTAGVGLVISQHAPHPVWETKALQSQLRAVFDRDWHSEFAVNLADLGHNPDCALSR, translated from the exons ATGACCTCTATGTATAGAAGCCTTCATGACAGTTATGTTTCAAACAAAGGG AAGTCAACCAGCTGTGTTACATTAGCCATTGTTTTGGGCTGTCTGACGGTCCTGGGGATCCTGCTTGCCATCGCTGTGCTGGAAAGACCACCGGCCCCCATAAATCATGAGACACTTCCTAAAGAGGCTGGTGGGAGCAATTTCTCTACGGACCAGTGCGG TATGGCCCTGGTGGAGAGCATCCCTCAACATGTGAAATATAAAGCCAATGTAACGCTTGGGATCCCTCTGGAAAAAGTCTGGAAAGAGCTTATCTTCATGGCAACGGACCAAGTGGATGTGGCCTCTTTTTACTGGACTTTAACTGGGGAAGACATCAACGTTAACTCTTCCTCTGACATACCT GGAAGGGACATCCTGAACGAGCTTGGAGAGTTGCCCTCCAGGAATGTATCTGTCCGAGTGGTGACCAGTGTTCCCACCGTTAGAACAAACTCCACAGATTTAAAAGTCTTAAGACAGAAAG GAGTTCAGGTAAGGAAGGTGAACTTTGGCCGCTTGGCAAGGGGCGTCCTCCACAGCAAGTTCTGGATTGTTGATAGAAAACATGTGTTTATTGGAAGCGCCAACATGGACTGGAGGGCactcacacag GTTAAGGAACTGGGAGTAGTTGTCTACAACTGCTCCAGTCTAGCAAAGGACCTCCATAAGATTTTCCAGTCCTACTGGGTGATGGGACAATCCAACAGCTCCCTGCCGCAGCCCTGGCCTGCAAAGTATGACACTGCCATCAACAAACATCACCCCCTGCTGGTGAAAACTGATAATGTCTCCAGCAGGCTTTACCTCGCA GGTTCTCCACCATCATTCTGTCCTCCATCAAGGACTCAGGACCTGGAGGCTATTCTCTCCATCATCTCAGAGGCCCAACACTTTGTTGATGTAGCCGTCATGGAGTACTTCCCCACCACGCGCTTTGAAAAGCCTCGGAG ATACTGGCCATTCATAGATGATGCCATCAGGATGGCTGCATTCGAGAGGAAGGTTAAGATCCGGATGCTGATCAGCTGTGGGCAGGACTCTGATCCAGCCATGCTGCCCTTCCTTCAGTCTCTAGCCGCAATGGACAGCCCTCCCCAGGATATCAGCATCCAAATA AAAGTGTTCATTGTGCCTGTGGGAAACCAGTCTGATATTCCATATTCCAGAGTCAACCACAATAAATACATGGTGACTGATAAAGTAGCCTACATTG GTACCTCCAATTGGTCAGGGGACTACTTTCTGACCACAGCTGGAGTGGGTCTGGTGATTTCCCAGCATGCTCCTCACCCTGTATGGGAGACCAAGGCCCTGCAGAGCCAGCTCAGGGCAGTCTTTGACAGAGACTGGCACTCTGAGTTTGCTGTGAACCTCGCTGACCTGGGGCACAACCCAGACTGTGCACTATCAAGATGA